The genomic window GGCACATTCTTCAAGCATACGCATGTGTTAAGCAAGTTTCCAATGTTGTGCATACGCATCCATCATGCGTACATTCAGGCACAAACCTACCTTAAGAGGAGAGGGGGCACTTGCCCCATTGGAATTTTAAGAAAAAACTGAAAATTATATATATCTgtatatatttattcttattatgATGTTATTGTTGCCCTATAATAAATTATAgataatttttttagaatttatcatTAAAAAGTATTTTATTTAGTTAAACTTAACATGCAGTAGTATTTATCTTGTTAAATCTGATTTAGTATTAAAACTAGAAATAAATGAATCAACTCAATAAAAAATTATCCAGCCTAATAACTCCAACGGCATAAGTAATATCCGGCCTGGTGcaaaccatagcatacatcaaactgCTAACTGTAGATGCATATGGAATCTTCTTTAtttctgctttttctttcttacttgtaGGACATTGCTGTGAACTCAGTTTGAAATGACTAACAAGTGGAGTATTAACAGGTTTGGAATTACTCATGCTAAACCTCTCTAAAACATTCTTAATGTACTTTTGCTGCGACAACCACAGTTTCCCATTCTTCCTGTCAGTGATACTCATGCCAAGGATTTTCTTTGCAGGACTCAAATCCTTTATAGCAAAGGATCTGTTCACGTCTTTCTTAAGACTTTTAATCTTCTTAGtgtcatgaccaacaatcaatgtcatcaacataaagaaagagaattaaaaaaTCATCATCAGAGAATTTCTTAACATACACACAATGATCAAAAGAAGTCTTACTATACACATGACCTTCTATGAAGGAATCAAACTTCGTGTACCACTGCCTTGGCGCTTGCTTCAGcccatataagctcttcttcaacttgcatacaaggtgctcctttcctttaacatcgaaaagttggagtaagaacaatcattaaattatcaaaagaataatataataaaatgagtatataAAATATACTatacaaaattataaattgtaccttaaaaggaTCAACTTTGATGAAAAACGAAAAATACATTCTATGAAGTaataaaagaagaataataaatttaaagaaaatgagTTGACTCTCAGATTTAGGCTCATGTACCACAAAATCATATATttgttttgttaaaattatataattttatcatatcatgattagaataattatttttatatataaaaatcataatttttctaGAGTTCATGttcatatatttaattatatggtcaaaatttttaaattatggaTATAAAAGACGGTTGAGTTAAAGAAATAGCGAGAGAACTAATTAATCAAAAtcaaagtaaataaatatatCAATATAAATATACAATAGtcttaattttaatattcatgttacataaaatttttttaaggagATATTAgcataatcaatctcaatttttagacaataatttgatatttttattttcaattttattataCACTTTTAACGTGACGATCAATTAGTATATCCGGAAAAAATGctatttaactattttttttgcctatttttatataaaattttttgtgtttgacaaatttctaatattaaaaataaaagtactagaaaaataaaaaaaaaaaaacatctttctTGAAAAGctacaatttacatcttttttttaaaagattttttttcttaaaaaaatgtttttcatATAATAGTGCTTGTTTGGgtgccattattttgataaaaaaagatttttttcaattaaaaaaatatttttttttattttttagcgtgtttgacaAAATTCTAATAGTAAAattaaaagcactagaaaaataaaaaaaaatatcttttttgagaagctgtaatttatatctttttttaaaagatcttttttctcttaaaaaaagatattttttatgtaataaataaacaaaaagtacttttatgttattatacccaaacataattgataaataaaaagagttttttgcatgagatacccaaacataaaattacttttactttttcaataaaatcttttaaaaaaagataactcgaaaaaagatattttcttaGAAGCTTACCCAAACAagctcaaaaataaataaacaaaaaagtactgtTATCTTATTTTACCcaaaaataattaattgataaaaaagtttttttatatgagatatccaaacataaaatcacttttatttttataaagaTCTTTTTAAAAATGGCGTCCAAACAattctttacattttttttaaaagatatttttttataaaaagatatttttcgcgtaataaataaacaaaaaagtacttttatatggttatacccaaacatagttgataaacaaaaaaatctttttgcatgacatatccaaacataaaattacttttacttttttataagattttttaaaaaagataacttaaaaaaattttttttttcgaagcTCACCTATATAAGTCAATAANNNNNNNNNNNNNNNNNNNNNNATCCACGAAAGATAAATAATAAgtaaataagataaataataaGTAAATACCTCTCAAATTATACATAAATAAgatatttagttttatttatttataaaaaacccctaaaaaataGCATGACATATTGACTGCAACCGAAACaagattagttaaaaacttaaaattagggtttttatttacgttttaaaatttaaaatttaaaagagaaaagaagagggaTTTGTAAGGAAATAGAAAAAGGAAGGGTTAAAATTGGATTTTCAATTAAGATTGTTTTCTTTGTTGAAACTGATGGAGTTTGAAGACCCCAAGGTCCCAAACAATAGGGAGTAGAAGACAAGTACGAAGTCAGAAAGAGATCTCATAGTAGAGTGAGGTTTGTTCTAAGTTCTATTCTGTTTGGGAATTGAATCGAAAAGAGAATAGCTATGAGAAAAGGGAACAACTCTGGCAATTACCGAAACCCATGTCTCACTATGCACCAGCCTTGGGCCTCTCTTCTCGTTTATGGCATCAAGCACGTCGAGGGCAGGTCCTGGCCTTCTCCCATCACTGGTAAGTAACTAACTAACCTCTTTTTCTATAAAGTTCTAATAAGTAAATTTATTATTGTGATTTTTTATTGTTAAGGTCGTCTCTGGATTCATGCTGCTAGTAAGGTCCCAGATGAGTCCACTATCAAAGCAATGGAGTACTTCTACAAAGAGATTTATGCCATCAATGGCGTCACTGACATCAAGTTCCCTGAACACTACCCCGTTTCTAGGCTTCTTGGTATGCACCACCACCACCGCAACAACCCCTTATTCTATGTAATAGGTTAAAGAACTGTCTGCACCTGCTCTTACAGGGTATAAATGAGTGTTTTTTAGAGAATTCATAGGAACCAACTTTTAGTTAGCTTATATTAGCCAATTTTAGGGCTTGGTTTATAATTTAGGATTAATGGTTCATGATTTATGGTCTAGAATTTGATATAAAcaagataatttttaaaaaattggctGATGTTGGCCGAAAAGTTGGTTTCCTAACATTACTCTGTTTTATAATGCCATCCAATTAGATAGAGTCTTGTAAAACTTGTTTTGTCAAATATTTGGGATACAACCATGCTTCATGTATCCAAAAATTCAGCACCATTCAGTGGAATACATATTTGGTGTTCAAGAAAAACTTTGATTATGGTGCTGTAAAAAAATTTGATGATTTTGCTATCATAagtttgattattttattataattagtttgATATTTTGTTAGCTGATTATTTTATTGGAAAAATATGTTAGGCAACATGCTGCATGcataaatatacaaaaatatatgATGACTGATTTGGTAGCTAATTTTTTGTTTCAATATAGCATTGTTGTTTGCCATATGACAGTACTTGATTGTTTATTAGTGTCAAACTTTCTTGAAACGATGGAGTGGCAGgacataaaaataaaatccaTATATTGTATTAGCTCaacttttatttgaatttttttttatctcacaCTTGATTGTTTGATGCAGGATGTGTCGAAGTTGTTGGCTGTTTAAAGCGTGAGGAGCTTGCTGGCTGGGACATGGTTCCTGAAGGGGTACTAACTACCAACCCCTTTTTTCTAATTGAATTTGATTCAAAATTATTCTGATTATATTGAATAAGTTTATCACATTTTGCACTCAGGTAAGGCTAGAAGCACAAACTGATTACTGTTGGCTATGTGAACAACCACAGGTTGGTGCTGTTCTGTTATTGTTGTACTGTGCAATCCAGATCATTGTAAATTGATAACTGTTCTTTCTTTGCTCAACAATGTGTATTTTTCTCTGCTATTTATACAGAAATTGTTGATTCCTTTTGAGATGCGGGGATACCAAGGTGTTTATAACTTGGAGAGGAAGGTAATACTAATATGGTTTAAAATATCCACATAATTTCTGAGCTTTTTGTTTGAATGAATGGAGAttgattcttattttttttccttgCTTATTTGAAGATCCATGATGCTGCAGTTAGAGGTTTATCACCAGTGAAAGGTCCATTGCCAGTGAAATTTCCACTTCCAGATCCACGAGATATGTTTTCGCTAAAGCCAGGTTGTATTGCCACGCTTACTCCCAATGTAAAAGCAGCTGAAGTGGACAAATCATCAAGTATAAGTGCAGCCATAGCTGGGGCACGAGCAGCAGCTACTCAGTTCTCAAAGAAGGATCAGAATTCCCCTAGCACTTCTTGGAATAATACACATGAGGAGACAGAAAATGCAAGATCTTATAATTTACGATCACGGACAAGATCTATGCCAAAGAATAATGCATCACCCTCTGAATTAACTGACAAATTCAATAATGGGGCACTGCGATTGAGTCAAGAAGAGGATAGCAGTTTTGACAAGAGTGAGGGAAGTAGTTCGGATAATCAATCATCTGTTGCTGATCTGCAGCCACCCACTAAGGTCTGCAATCTCTTACTATGTGTAATTGCTTTTGTTACTTTTGCACATCCGTAGCAACATGGAGGCTAGACCTATATGATCTCTTGCAAAACTCAAATCTCATGCCTAGTTATGGAATTACTCTTATTCTGTCATTAGTGAGTTTCTTTCAACAGAGAAAATGTTTAGAGTTTAGGTACTGTTAaagagtttttatttttttattttttttagcgtAAGGAAAAAGTTCTAAACAGGTTTTTTCCTCCTCCAAAATGCTTTCCTATTTATCTCAGATTTATTTAGGCAGAtactttaattaataatgcaCGTTTTCCAACAG from Arachis ipaensis cultivar K30076 chromosome B09, Araip1.1, whole genome shotgun sequence includes these protein-coding regions:
- the LOC107619223 gene encoding uncharacterized protein LOC107619223, with amino-acid sequence MRKGNNSGNYRNPCLTMHQPWASLLVYGIKHVEGRSWPSPITGRLWIHAASKVPDESTIKAMEYFYKEIYAINGVTDIKFPEHYPVSRLLGCVEVVGCLKREELAGWDMVPEGVRLEAQTDYCWLCEQPQKLLIPFEMRGYQGVYNLERKIHDAAVRGLSPVKGPLPVKFPLPDPRDMFSLKPGCIATLTPNVKAAEVDKSSSISAAIAGARAAATQFSKKDQNSPSTSWNNTHEETENARSYNLRSRTRSMPKNNASPSELTDKFNNGALRLSQEEDSSFDKSEGSSSDNQSSVADLQPPTKGSLEYREKSNRDRYEGRSKDNQSTGIESDSRHFPRPPSKIFAAALKNLKQ